GAACGCGTCGCCGTAGCTGTCTTCGAGTTCGTCGGCGACTACCGGCGTCGACCGGAGTTCGTATTTCTGGTGGTACTCCTCCGCCAAGTAGAACCGGTCGAGGGCTTCGATTGGCGTCTCAACGGATGTCCCCGTCCGCGATTCGAGGTCCTCGCGTGTCCGCTGGGCGACCTCGCGCTGCCGGTCGTCGTGGACCAGCACGACGCCACGGTACTGGCGCTTGTGCGGGGCCGAGAACGGGTCGTGGTTCGCCCAGACCACGTCCAGAAGCTCCCGGTAGCTCACCGCGTCGGGGTCGTACTCGACCTGAACGACCTCGGTGTGGTCGCCCAGCGAGTAGTAACTGGGGTCCGGTTCGGTCCCGCCAGCATAGCCGACTCGCGTCCTGACCACACCCGGTATCGCGCCGAAGCGGGCGTCCGGTCCCCAGAAACAGCCCATGCCGAACGTCGCTGTTGCTGTCGCCGACGGTGGCGGAGCCTCGGCATCGACGGCCAGTTCTGCGGGATGAGTCGGCTCGTACGCGCTTGGAGTCATACCCACACACAGGGGTTCGAGGGGTTTGCCTGCTTCGACCCCCCAAGTGGAACCGGGAAATTCAACTGTACCCCCACGGAAACTACGCGGTATGAGCCTCGAACTCGAACACTACTGCCCGGAATGCGAAGAGTACCGCGATTTCTGGAAGGTCGCGAGCACGACGATGCATCTGGGGACCAAGGTCAAGTGGCACTGCCCGGAGTGTGATTATGGGTTCGTCCGCATCGACGGCGAAGTCGATACCGGACAGGCGGCATAGCTCTCCGGAGCGGTATAGAGACCTCTTAGCAGCCGTTTTACACTGCCCCTGAGAGACGTCTATTACCGATGAGTCTCGACCCGGACGGTGCAGGGAGCGCGACCGCCGAGCGAGCCCAAGCTCCGCACGACCTGTCGATGACCGTGGTTGAGTACACCGGTGAGCCGGACCGCTGTACCGTGTCGCCGCGGGGGCTCTCCGGCGTCGCCAAGCTGTCGACATGGATCACCGTGGACAAGGCGGTCGTCGTCGATCTGGCTGCGATGCGGTGACCGAGAGTTTTTATCGGGGAACCACAGACCTAGAACCGATGAGTATCGAGGTCCTACTGGTAGACGAGGACGTAGACGTTCTGGAAATCGTCGGGACGTTTCTGGGACAGGAAGACGGGTTCGAGATAACAACAGAGGCCGACCCAGAGGCGGCACTGGACCTGGCAACTGACGGCGATTTCGACGCGGTCGTCAGTGACTACAAGATGCCCCGGCTTGACGGGATGGAGCTATGTGCCGCGCTCCGGGAGAACGGCGTTGACATCCCGTTCTTGTTGTTTACGGCGCGCGAGCACGACGATGTCGCAGACGCCGCCACGGAACACGGCGTCACTGCCGTGGTCCAGAAAGGGACGGGTACGGAGCAGTACGGAGTGCTCGCCGACCGGATTCGCGACACGATCTAGGCGTCGATCCGGGGCAGTTCCAGCGTGACGACTGTGCCGCCGTCCGGACCGCTCCCGAAGTCAACTGTGCCGCCGTAGGTTTCGGTTACCCAGACGACCAGCCACAGGCCGAGCCCGGTCCCGTGATGCAGTTGCGTGATCGGTTCGTCGCCGGTCACGACATCGAGTTCGTGCTGTGGAATCCCAGGGCCGTCGTCGGCGACAGTGATTGAGACGATTCGCTGGTCGGCCGCCACATCGATGCGGACAGACGGTTCGTCGCCGCCGTGTTCGAGGCTGTTCTCGAGAAGTTCACCGATAACGCGGTGTAATCGCCCGTCACCCGCTGTAACTGGCGTATCCGGGAGGTCTGTTTCGATCTTGCCGGCGTGCTCGT
The Haloarcula sp. CBA1129 genome window above contains:
- the msrA gene encoding peptide-methionine (S)-S-oxide reductase MsrA, with translation MTPSAYEPTHPAELAVDAEAPPPSATATATFGMGCFWGPDARFGAIPGVVRTRVGYAGGTEPDPSYYSLGDHTEVVQVEYDPDAVSYRELLDVVWANHDPFSAPHKRQYRGVVLVHDDRQREVAQRTREDLESRTGTSVETPIEALDRFYLAEEYHQKYELRSTPVVADELEDSYGDAFVDSTVAARLNGFVAGHGDDDEREALFAKLDLSPAALSEVRRRL
- a CDS encoding response regulator, giving the protein MSIEVLLVDEDVDVLEIVGTFLGQEDGFEITTEADPEAALDLATDGDFDAVVSDYKMPRLDGMELCAALRENGVDIPFLLFTAREHDDVADAATEHGVTAVVQKGTGTEQYGVLADRIRDTI